One window of the Salminus brasiliensis chromosome 1, fSalBra1.hap2, whole genome shotgun sequence genome contains the following:
- the LOC140537663 gene encoding apoptosis-associated speck-like protein containing a CARD: protein MSKSVWDILLEALEDLDSEQFKKFTAKLTDSGLQPRVRRGAVEGKDRGDVARLLIETYTEKRALEITAQLLRTIGANQIAEDLEQEAAANGYSQSAGAGYETF, encoded by the exons ATGTCCAAGTCCGTGTGGGACATCCTGCTCGAGGCTCTGGAGGATCTGGACTCGGAGCAGTTTAAGAAGTTCACCGCTAAGCTGACCGACTCCGGGCTGCAGCCGCGCGTGCGGAGGGGCGCCGTGGAGGGGAAAGACCGCGGAGACGTCGCGCGCCTTCTAATTGAAACGTACACGGAGAAGCGCGCGCTGGAGATCACCGCGCAGCTGCTGAGGACCATCGGTGCCAATCAGATAGCGGAGGATCTAGAACAGGAGGCTGCAG caaacggatactcacagtctgctggagcag
- the LOC140559296 gene encoding caspase a-like has protein sequence MSKSVWDILLEALEDLDSEQFKKFTAKLTDSGLQPRVRRGAVEGKDRGDVARLLIETYTEKRALEITVQLLRTIGANQIAEDLEQEAAANGYSQSAGAGGSASAATPGGAGSAATPANDASKAAFIDEKSADLVQRATGVESILDVLLCRKVINNEQYSEISAEKTAQKMMRCLISEALRASGNLGKAALYQVLMDQQPYMMQDLGLPLQSVLAMLALILILSTLDLTPALTFRHHSELHRPLDDDLVFSQGEEKRALEHTLVRSRVVERDIMDEDGSDLNICRSLRPLPLQTLLKVIVHDGGERVFIMEDLQEREREKKRGPNCGPEGTMSKSVRDILLEALEDLDSEQFKKFTAKLTDSGLQPRVRRGAVEGKDRGDVARLLIETYTEKRALEITAQLLRTIGANQIAEDLEQEAADFVRQAPQPEPPLQSDVTTDPEIPSAGDSPTLPPNPNSALIHCTPQFKENVLREKGKEIYHVLDKGTRKCLALLINNVEFDNANLRRNGAQIDEENMETLLRGLGYDVVKHTNLSGREMDEAIRSFAGRSEHAESDSTFVVIMSHGKKDKILGVHHGPDNDKDFLPVDNIYTHLNTANCPALRDKPKVILIQACRGDRHGRVWVSDSESDDMEIDGVWEHKEKDFVSLFSCTPDTVSFRNEENGAYFIGFLVEVFNANAHKDHIEELFRQVMRRFENFRRFRQMVSKDRISLTKLFYLFPGL, from the exons ATGTCCAAGTCCGTGTGGGACATCCTGCTCGAGGCTCTGGAGGATCTGGACTCGGAGCAGTTTAAGAAGTTCACCGCTAAGCTGACCGACTCCGGGCTGCAGCCGCGCGTGCGGAGGGGCGCCGTGGAGGGGAAGGACCGCGGAGACGTCGCGCGCCTTCTCATAGAAACGTACACGGAGAAGCGCGCGCTGGAGATCACCGTGCAGCTGCTGAGGACCATCGGTGCCAATCAGATAGCGGAGGATCTAGAACAGGAGGCTGCAG caaacggatactcacagtctgctggagcag GTGGATCAGCCAGCGCAGCGACTCCAG GTGGAGCCGGCAGTGCAGCAACTCCAGCTAATG ATGCCTCAAAAGCCGCCTTCATCGATGAGAAGTCAGCGGACCTGGTGCAGAGAGCCACTGGGGTGGAGTCAATCTTGGACGTGCTCCTGTGCAGGAAGGTCATCAACAACGAGCAATACAGCGAAATCAGCGCCGAGAAAACAGCCCAGAAGATGATGCGCTGTTTGATTAGTGAAGCCTTAAGAGCAAGTGGCAACTTGGGGAAGGCCGCTCTGTACCAAGTCCTGATGGACCAGCAGCCCTACATGATGCAGGACCTGGGG CTCCCCCTGCAGTCTGTACTGGCTATGCTGGCTCTGATACTGATACTTTCCACCCTTGACCTCACCCCAG CTCTCACCTTCAGGCACCACAGTGAGCTCCACCGTCCTCTGGATGACGACCTTGTGTTCTCCCAGGGGGAGGAAAAGCGTGCGCTGGAACACACACTCGTACGTTCCCGTGTCGTTGAACGTGACATTATGGATGAAGATGGCTCCGATCTGAACATCTGCCGATCCCTCCGTCCCCTGCCACTCCAGACGCTCCTCAAAGTGATCGTCCATGATGGTGGAGAGAGGGTGTTCATAATGGAAGATctgcaggagagggagagagagaagaagagaggaccAAACTGTGGTCCTGAAG GAACCATGTCCAAGTCCGTGCGGGACATCCTGCTCGAGGCTCTGGAGGATCTGGACTCGGAGCAGTTTAAGAAGTTCACCGCTAAGCTGACCGACTCCGGGCTGCAGCCGCGCGTGCGGAGGGGCGCCGTGGAGGGGAAGGACCGCGGAGACGTCGCGCGCCTTCTCATAGAAACGTACACGGAGAAGCGCGCGCTGGAGATCACCGCGCAGCTGCTGAGGACCATCGGTGCCAATCAGATAGCGGAGGATCTAGAACAGGAGGCTGCAg ATTTCGTTCGCCAAGCGCCTCAACCTGAACCTCCACTTCAATCTGACGTTACCACAGACCCTGAAATTCCTTCTGCAGGGGATTCTCCAACCCTTCCACCCAACCCCAACTCTGCTCTCATTCACTGCACCCCCCAGTTCAAGGAGAACGTCCTcagagaaaaaggaaaggag ATTtaccatgttctagataaggGTACAAGGAAGTGCTTGGCTCTGCTCATCAACAACGTGGAGTTTGACAACGCTAATTTGAGAAGGAATGGAGCTCAGATAGACGAGGAGAACATGGAGACACTGCTGAGAGGTCTGGGCTATGATGTAGTAAAGCACACCAACCTCTCTGGCCGG GAAATGGACGAGGCGATTAGGAGCTTTGCTGGACGTAGCGAGCATGCAGAATCAGACAGCACCTTCGTGGTCATTATGTCTCatggaaagaaagacaaaatttTGGGGGTCCATCATGGACCAGACAATGACAAGGATTTCCTTCCTGTGGACAATATCtacacacacctgaacacagCGAACTGCCCGGCTCTGCGCGACAAACCCAAGGTTATTCTGATTCAGGCCTGCAGAGGAG ACAGGCATGGGCGTGTGTGGGTCTCTGACAGCGAATCAGACGACATGGAGATTGATGGTGTGTGGGAACATAAAGAGAAGGATTTCGTCTCCCTGTTCTCCTGCACCCCCG ACACCGTATCTTTCAGGAACGAAGAAAACGGAGCATACTTCATTGGATTCCTGGTGGAGGTGTTCAACGCTAATGCGCATAAGGACCACATCGAGGAGCTGTTCCGACAG GTTATGAGACGTTTTGAGAACTTCCGGCGCTTTAGACAGATGGTGTCTAAGGATCGAATTTCTCTCACAAAGTTGTTCTACCTGTTCCCAGGGCTCTGA